TACGTACCTTACCAAAATCAACACGAGGAATATTTAATAATTCGGTAAAGATAAACCCTGCCGAAACAGAACCGTAATTATACGTTCTGTTCGCGGCATCAAACACCGAACTCTGATCGATTCTTCCGGTCAGCGAGAGGTTTAACATCCGTTTATACTCCAAATTACCCTGACCATAGAAGCCAACTTTACGCGTTAAGTAATAAGCCTCAGATGGTACTTGGTTTTCGACATTACTGATGTTCTGAAAACCATCGATGATCAAACCGGAGCCGTCGATCATGTAATTTTGCGTGTAATTGGACAAAACGTTATTTCCCAACATGACAGACGCGTTAAAGTCTTCATTGAAATCTTTTCTCGCTTCAACAATCAGATCATGATTAAACTGACGGAAATTAGTATTAATATCACGTAGTCTACCCACCGTGCCCAAGGCATCGCTCGGTGCCTCATAGTACTTATTTTGCTCGGAATAAATATCTGCTCCCAGACGTTCGGTTACGGTCAACCAGTTGAAAGGCTCGTAAGTAAATGTTGCCACAGGTATAAACCGGTTATTTCTGACATCGCTGTATATGTTATCCAGTGCCCAATAAGGATTATTCCGTGATGGTCTGAAAACACGTTGATTGCCATTTTCATCTGTAGCAGGATTTGGATCCCAGGAAAAGGGAGCAGTATAGATGGTCCATAAAGGGCTTTCCAGACCGTAACCTTCTGCCGTACGGTGACTGGTAGACGACACATAGTTGAATTGAAAATTAGCAGTAAGTTTGTCGGTAATGTTGTTGTTGAACTTGGCGAAAGCGGAGTGACGCTTGTAATTTGTAGTAGGTACTGTACCCTCTTGATCTAAATAGGAATAGGATAAGAAATAATTGGATTTATCGCTTCCTCCCTGCACACCTAAACTGTTGGTGTATGTTCTACCGGTCTGAAAAAACTCTTGCATCGGATTGACGTTCCGTACCGGCATACCGTCAACAGTTAGCGTGTCGAGGCGCGGCCCCCAAATTAAGCTGTTCTTGACTGTTTCGCCGTCTTCATACACCCCCCGATCTCCCTGTGCATAAACACTTTGTAACTGAGGAAAGATCGGCGTTTCCATCGATACCTGGGATGTGAAGTTAAAAGCGGGTCTGGTAAAGCCCCCGCCATTTTTTGTCGTTATTAAAAGTACACCCCTTGCGGCCGCTGAGCCATAAAGTGCAGATGCCGCCGAACCTTTTAACACATTAATGCTTTCTATAATTTCCGGATCGATATCCGATAATCTACTTACTCCCGAAATAGGCGCATCGCCTGACTCACCTGTTTGACTATTATTGATGGGCACACCATCCAATACGATCAAGGCCTCATTATTACCTGTCAAGGAACTGGTTCCACGGACTATAATCCGGGACGAGCTACCCGGCTGACCGGAAGACGAGGTAACCTGTACACCCGACACCCGGCCTGTCATGGCATTCAGGACATTAGGCTCCCGGGTTTTCAGAATCTCTTCTCCACCCACCTCTTGCGTACTGTAGGTTAACTGTCGTCTTTCCCTTTTTATACCCAAAGCGGTGACTACCACTTCACTTAGCGCTTGGTTATCTTCTGCCAGCTGAATAGTTAAGGTCTGTTGGTTGTTTAAGGGGATTTCCTGTGTCTGATAGCCCAAAGCAGAAACCTGCAAGGTGGATCCGGGAGTATAATTAATGGAGAACTGACCTTCGGTATCGCTTGAGGTTCCCTGCGTAGTACCCAATATCCGAATAGAAGCACTCGGTAAGGGAGCATTTGCGGAGTCGGCCACCACACCCTTGAGTACATTTTGCGCATTAACCCCGAAAATGCTTAACAAGCAAAGCAAAAACGGGCAAAAAAACTTAATTTTCATGATAATTTTGTTGGTTTTTTGATTCATCAAGCACTGTATATCAGCCACAATAGCTCACCTAACAAATTTATCACATGAAAACCACCTCTTGTTATCAAAAATTAACCAAACAAACACATATATTAACAACAATACAACTATACACCAAAAAATATAGCTATTTAATAATAAATAGCCTTTTTTATCAGCACATTATTACTTTTTACTCATTTTATATAAAAAAACTTTTCATCGTCTACTATTACTAGCATATTACTATCTAAAACAATACACTTCCGATGTTTCGTTAAGGAGATAAACTTACTAAAATGAATGCTAGTATACTTCCACAGGGATTTTTAGCAAAATTGATTTTGTGTCCTTGCTCCACGTCTAGATCCGGGCGCGCTACGCTGAAGTCTCCGAGGTCGTGTCTGCAAAGAGTAAAACCTGTCTGGGCTTCGACGGCTTTTTGGATATGCATAAGCAATCTTGTGGCGTGATTGCAGCGAGCCTTACATTTGCATGGCGTATCCAAATGCTTAAGCCAAATCCTATTTCCACTAACATGGGAACCTCTATGGGAGCGATGCATACCTGGATATGGGGTAAGTATCTTCAGGAATTGTTGGAAGCGTCTGAACCGAAATCATTTAATTAAGCAGCGATCGCTGACTTTTTTAGTACTTCGGTTCTTTTCACTATGGGCCTAGCTTAAAAGTGGCAAGCTATACATATGAAATGAAGTATTATGCCAAAAAGAGCCTCCAGAATAATCGCTAAATTTTGGAGGCTCTTTTTAATATATAATATATAAGCTGATGTTCTATCGTTATTACTGGACTACCATTCTTGTTCCGTTGCAGGAGTCTCCTCTTCCAATACCGCAGGTTCTTCATCCGAAGTGTTTTCAGGCGCCTGATCAATCAGTTCCATAAATTGATCCAACTTCGGTGTGATTATAATCTGAGTCCGACGATTTTTCGCCCGCCCATCTTCCGTATCATTACTGGCTATCGGATTGTATTCTCCTCGCCCACCTGCAGTTAACCTTTTAGGACTCACACCATAATCATTTTGCAAGGCCTGCACCACTGACGATGCCCGGAGGGTACTTAAATCCCAGTTGTTACGTATATTGGTTTTCTTGATCGGCATAGTATCGGTATTACCTTCAATCAACACTTCATAATCTTTGTAATCCATAATGATCTTGGCGATTTTACCAAGCGTCTCACTAGCTTGAGGTGATATCTCGTAGCTTCCAGATTTATAAAGCATGTTATCTGAAAGCGAAATGTATACTACGCCTTTTAAGACCTGTACATCGACATCCTGAGTTTCTTCGCGGCTCAGTGAGCGTGTCAGATTATTAGTTAAGACCATGTTCAAGGAATCACTTTTATTTTTGGTATTTACCAAATGTTGGATATAGCGATTAGAAGCATTGATCTCATCTACCAGTTTGGATATATTAGCATTGCCCTGGCTGCTATTACTAAGGCATTTATCCAATGCTGACTGCAGAGAAGCCACATTAGCGCGATAAGTAGCTAGCTGTTCTTCTAAGCTTTTCACCCTAGATTGTGCATTCGATAGTTCGTGCTGACTATTTAAATATTTCAAGTCTAAGTCTTTATACTTGGTCTGCAGCTCCTGATGTTCGGTCTGCAATAGCGTATACTTTTTACTACCGCAACCTGTCATTGCCAATGCAAGTGCAAGAAAAACAACAAACAGGTTAAATATTTTACTCTTCATAACTATTCATTTAATCTATTATAAAAAAATACAGATTAATGAGTAGTAAAGATCATGCCAATTTTTTTTACCAGCGCATAAATACGCTGATAAATGGTATAAAAATGCTTTAATTCATTGAGCATTTTTTATCAAGCGGCCGTTTCTTCCAAAAAGAAGCCAGCAAAGAGCCGGTGACATTCATCAACGGTCCAAACACTGCCGGAGCTAAGCCTACGGTGGCTATTTTCCCCATCTCCTTCGCAATCCCTGAAGCCAGTCCGCCGTTCTGCATACCGGTTTCGATAGCAAGCGTCCGGCAGTCTCTTTCTTCCAACTTCAATAGTTTACCTACACCATAGCCTAATCCGTATCCTAATGTGTTATGCATGAAGACAAGGCATACTAACCATAAACCAATCTGTTTTAGACTTTCCTGTCCACTTGCGGTGATCACTACAATAATGCAGATTATACCGACCATGGAAAGCAGCGGCATGATAGATGTTAACCATAATTTCCCTTTAATGAGCTTATTAACGATCAAGCCCCCACCTATCGGAAGAATGACCATCTTTACAATATCCCACATCATAGCCATGGGGTCAATTGCAATAAAGGTACCTGCGAGGAATTTCATCAATAACGGTGTGGAAACAGGTGCTATTAAGGTGCTCATTGTGGTTATGGTTATGGATAACGCCAGATTAGCATTGGCCAAATAAGCGATGACATTGGACGCCATGCCACTGGGCGAGCACCCGATCAAGATTATTCCAGCCGCAATTTCTGTTGGCAGCTTACTTACGCTGGCAAGCATAAATCCCAGTAAGGGCATGATAGTCACTTGGCAAAGTACACCAATGCCCACCAATTTCGGTGTTTTTCCCACTGCTGCGAAATCCTTTACAGACATGGTTGTACCCATACCGAACATAATCAATTGAATGAATGGTGTGATCAAGCCAGTATAGTAAAAACCTTTATACCGAATGAAGTATTCGGGGTGGTACATCGCTAAGCACACTGCCGCAAAAATTAGTGTGGTGTAACTATACCCTTTGAAGGAGATATGGAATTTACACGCGAAAGCCAAGCTTACAAGCG
This Olivibacter sp. SDN3 DNA region includes the following protein-coding sequences:
- a CDS encoding bile acid:sodium symporter family protein, which produces MKQDHRILFYVFLGLAVLLLLTGTGLVLGNNHQIAGWSFVGALVSLAFACKFHISFKGYSYTTLIFAAVCLAMYHPEYFIRYKGFYYTGLITPFIQLIMFGMGTTMSVKDFAAVGKTPKLVGIGVLCQVTIMPLLGFMLASVSKLPTEIAAGIILIGCSPSGMASNVIAYLANANLALSITITTMSTLIAPVSTPLLMKFLAGTFIAIDPMAMMWDIVKMVILPIGGGLIVNKLIKGKLWLTSIMPLLSMVGIICIIVVITASGQESLKQIGLWLVCLVFMHNTLGYGLGYGVGKLLKLEERDCRTLAIETGMQNGGLASGIAKEMGKIATVGLAPAVFGPLMNVTGSLLASFWKKRPLDKKCSMN
- a CDS encoding flagellar motor protein MotB, which codes for MKSKIFNLFVVFLALALAMTGCGSKKYTLLQTEHQELQTKYKDLDLKYLNSQHELSNAQSRVKSLEEQLATYRANVASLQSALDKCLSNSSQGNANISKLVDEINASNRYIQHLVNTKNKSDSLNMVLTNNLTRSLSREETQDVDVQVLKGVVYISLSDNMLYKSGSYEISPQASETLGKIAKIIMDYKDYEVLIEGNTDTMPIKKTNIRNNWDLSTLRASSVVQALQNDYGVSPKRLTAGGRGEYNPIASNDTEDGRAKNRRTQIIITPKLDQFMELIDQAPENTSDEEPAVLEEETPATEQEW
- a CDS encoding SusC/RagA family TonB-linked outer membrane protein; this encodes MKIKFFCPFLLCLLSIFGVNAQNVLKGVVADSANAPLPSASIRILGTTQGTSSDTEGQFSINYTPGSTLQVSALGYQTQEIPLNNQQTLTIQLAEDNQALSEVVVTALGIKRERRQLTYSTQEVGGEEILKTREPNVLNAMTGRVSGVQVTSSSGQPGSSSRIIVRGTSSLTGNNEALIVLDGVPINNSQTGESGDAPISGVSRLSDIDPEIIESINVLKGSAASALYGSAAARGVLLITTKNGGGFTRPAFNFTSQVSMETPIFPQLQSVYAQGDRGVYEDGETVKNSLIWGPRLDTLTVDGMPVRNVNPMQEFFQTGRTYTNSLGVQGGSDKSNYFLSYSYLDQEGTVPTTNYKRHSAFAKFNNNITDKLTANFQFNYVSSTSHRTAEGYGLESPLWTIYTAPFSWDPNPATDENGNQRVFRPSRNNPYWALDNIYSDVRNNRFIPVATFTYEPFNWLTVTERLGADIYSEQNKYYEAPSDALGTVGRLRDINTNFRQFNHDLIVEARKDFNEDFNASVMLGNNVLSNYTQNYMIDGSGLIIDGFQNISNVENQVPSEAYYLTRKVGFYGQGNLEYKRMLNLSLTGRIDQSSVFDAANRTYNYGSVSAGFIFTELLNIPRVDFGKVRISYSRVGNDNVAAYATTTPFIDNRWNNLPGYLYSDRLGNPLLTNEDTDEFEIGLETRFFGGRLGLEASYFDRQHKNLLSTIELAQSTGYNTTNLNAGSMYNKGVEALLTATPIRNASFSWDITLNFTRIRNKITALYEGQDMLSNGQTYLFVGDPYGTFYNTGYERNDAGQILIDDSGLPVVNQSVLQKIGNIQPDWLGGLNNSFTYKNFNFNFFFDVRKGGDVMNSDDRYGFFYGTPKVTENREDRIVEGVNINTGESNAVSVPAQDYYQRLNLIYEAAIQDGTYIKLRNVNLSYDFPQKWIDRTPFSKVTLTATGRNLWIHAPHFTGGDPEVNSFGTGNGSIGTFAYAVPASRSYNFSLAVTF